CATTCTCTGCGTATTCGTATCGAAATGACAAATGTTTCCATTATAATTGTTCGAAGAGTGTAAAAAGTAGTAGAATATGTGAAATAGATTAGACAACGTtacaatatatgtatgtatgtatttatgtatatatgtatttatgtatgtatgtaagtatgcatgtatttatgtatatatgtaagtatgtatgtatgtatgtatgtatgtatgttttaGCTTGAACGATAAAGGTGAGGAGCATAGAAAcagtataacaaaatatatgaaatatttataaaacagctGCTTCCATTGGCATTTGTGAAAACATGCGATCGTGATCACAAGTATTACTTCGTTCTCCGTGTTCTACGATGACGTCTACTTAATTGATTATTGGTCTccgtttaaataataatattcgttcAATATCATGATCGTTAAGTGGTCACTAATATCGCGCGATGTCTCGCGTTCTTCAAATGAGCTGTTTTTACGCATGATCCTCGCCACGGGATGGGACTTTCACAAATATCCGATGGAAGATGAACAAATACAATTGTCGTGCATGGCCAAAGCCGTGCCTTATCACATATTTCCGATAGCGACGTATGTATACTATTTACATGAAATCCGTTCAAGAATTACTTACAGTGGGATATACACTCGCGCGGTTACATCGTACTATCATACATTAATTTCGAATTGATCGGTCAATCTCCCTATACATACGACAGTATTGTATTATCTACCTTGAAATCAACGGTTTTGAATGCAACAAGTACACGTTCGAAGAAAACTTTACGGCTACTTTACAGTAACTATtacatatgtattttaatttggaCGTCGGTGGATGCATCGAAATCTCGTGTGCATATTATTGCTACGCTAAAGTTGAAAGTTCCCTTCCTTCGGTACCATTTTTTTAAAGTCTTCCCGTTTCAGAGAGGACTGTGATATGAAACGTTTCACGTTTTTTCCCCCCCTCCGCCCCCATCTTCTTGCCATCCCCTTCTCATCTGTTCGTCCGTTAACCCCCGAGAACGGTGCGAATCTTCTCGAACGCATTTCGCTGATCCGCGTACAGCAAATTCGCCGCAAAAGAAGACGATTAAGTATACACCGGTTTGGATAACACGTCGCGATATAACTCGAACGGAATCGTCTCGCTAACTAGATTTAATTAATCACAGCAACACGTACATACATGGAATGATACAAGCGAAGTTCTTCCGAAGAAAAATAGGTTCCCAATGCGTATTTACATCGATATTCGAATTCCAAGTATTTATTCACATCGGAACGGGTCGGTGATAAAAAACGGGTTCCATATAAAAACGACCGTAACGTCGATCGTCGGTTAGGTAAAATCAGTTAGTCGTGAAAAAAGTCGCGCGAACAGCTTGTCGCGTTCTAAATTCGAATTCTTGATTGTACACGTGCCTGAGTATAGAGATTATTCGGATCAGACAGCAAGGTATCGAATGTATAAGTTCGAACGTATCGAAGGAGCAAAGGCATTCTCGTTTTTTTTCATCGAAATCATTACAGTTTGTACGAACGTTTCGTAAAATAAGGGATTAGTATTATACGAGGAGAGAGTCTCTGTCGCGGCGACTCGCGCATCGCGATTAAACAATGTTAACGAGGGAGTAATTTTGACCACGCCCTCGCCTGCGACCATCGAACGAATGAGAATATGGCTGCCACTGTTTCGTAGAAAATTGGTAGACCTTAGAGATTCCACGACGTCGAACTACGTATTAGTACACGCCTGATAAAACGCGTCGGTTAGCTGATTTCGCGTCTCGTTGCTGCTTCAATGGCCGTTCGCTGTGCATGTATCTCGCGTTTCTATTTCGGTGTCCGTGCGGTAAAGCCACGCGTGCCCCTCGCTTCGCGATCCTCTGATATGTTTGCCGAATGTGTTCATTTGTCGAACGGATCGAACTTTAACGATCGCGATTCCGGTAGACCGCGTACGGTATTCATCCCTTGATAGAAGGACACGTTCTCGGCGTCGCCGGCGCTAAATCTGTGCGATTTGTTCTCCGGATCCCACGTGGAATTCGTTCGTCTATATGAACGGGGAGGAATGTGTCGAGTTCCGTGACCGTTGCCGAAAACGTAATTTTCGTTTCCTGCAATAGATCCTCGTGTACCCATGCGCTTATATACCTATGCATATATGTACCTTATCGCGCGACACGATCGGAACCGTAACTTTCTGACCGTTCACCGAGAATTTGCCTCGCAACGCTTACCTTGCGACGGTGTCGGCGAATGTGGCGGTGTGCCAGCAACAGGCGATAGGGGTTCGtacggtggcggcggcggcgaggacGGCGAGGGTGTAGGCGAGGGTGGCGGCCTCGAAAGAACGTCTGGATCGAGCTCGAGAATCCTCAGAACTCGTTGGGGATTCGTCCTCACCCAGGATTCGAAGAGTTCTGCAGGCCAGTCGGCGGTTTGCGTTGATCCGTCGCTCATCCACGTAACGGAGGGGTTCCAACACACGGCATCCGGCGGATGGGACGAGCTTCTCGCTAAAACTCCGCTCCCGCGAGCCGCGGGCATCGGCAAGTTGGGATTGCTCTGCGGCGAGTACGCTAGATTTTGTAGGGCTTGGATCGCGTTCTTCACCTGCTCGCATCGAATCGATTATACTTAACCGTGTAAACACCAATGAATAGACGTCGTCTCGTACGTCTCGCGCGAACGTACCTCGGAACTTAAAGTAACCACATCCTGATGCAAAGTGGAAACCTGCGAATCGAGTCTCTCCACCGACCCTCTGATATGTTCTTCCATCGATTCTTGGGCGATCACCTGAGCCGCTCTGCTTCTCGCCAGGACACCTCTGCCTGGTCTCCTTCCGTCGCGATACTCTTCTCTGTTTCGTAGGATATATAATGGAAATACTCAAGGTATTCCGCGGTAGGAAGAAATACGGTTTACGTACCTAAACTTGGCGTGCCGTGGACTCGAAGATGTATGTAAGGGTGATTTGTTCGGCGGTGATAAGGGCGAAGTTTCCCCTTCGTCGGGTACGTTCTCATCGTCCTCGCTGATCGATGGTAGGGTCAGAGAGGGTCCGTTCATATCCGATTCTTGCTACAAAAGTTTTGAACGGGAAAGGGTGCCAGAACAATTTCGCCCTCTCATTCCACCTGTCTTCTGTCGCGACAAGGAAGTAACTTACCTCAGCCTCGTATCCCTCCCGTATGTTGTACGTAAGGTCGTGCTGTATGTCGTGCGCAAATTCGTGCTGATACTCCGGGTACAGACGCAAAACTTCGACCAAGCCCTGCATGTGTATGCATTTTAGATCGCAATAAGTTAGCGCTTTCACGTCGCAGCTCGATTTGACCACAACGTCCGCGGAACCGGAACCACCTGTTCCACCCCCGTTACTACCGTGATGCAGATGCACGTTTATGTCGCAACCCACCAAGTCACCTTTTCCTTCAAAGGGAATTAAATGCCGTTTAGAATCGGAACTCCGAGTCTATTGGTTTCAGAATGAAGGGGACCGACCAGGCTCGGCTACCGTACCTAAAATCGCAACGACCATGTCGTTCTGCACGACTTCCATGGAGCCGTtgcacaaataataaatataagagaGCGCGTCCCCTTTGTGGACCAGATATTCGCCGGGAGCGCAGAAGTTATTCCTAATACGCAGGGAGAGCAGTTTCAGACAGCCCTGCGAGGCGGTCTCGAATATCGGTAAATTCAAAATCTCGCGATGCAAATGCATCGAAACGTCTCCTCTGAGTTCCTCAGGGAATTGTTCGAGGGTCTAAAAGGATTAACATACGTTTCGTCTCATTACACCGCGCATTAAATCTGGCATACAACGACGATTACGTGTTATACGCCGGGCTCAGCGTTGTCGTAACGCGTCGcataattattccattatagATAGTATACCCAGTCACAGTATATACCTCGTGTACATCGATACCATGGTTCAGGGACCACATGGTCTGGAAATAGTCTTGCATTCGCTGTTTCAGTTCTTCGGGGATCTGATGCAATATGAAAAAATCCTTGAGATCCCGCAATTTTGTCTGATACAGCGATCTCCTAGAGTAAATTCTTTGAATGATCGCCGTCACGTTACCGAACACCACAGCATGCATCAGAGCTGTAGCATACACGATATGTACAGTGTGGAAATATTCCCTATTGTAAATTGATGACAAACTTTATTCCGTATTAATCGACACCGTATTACGACGTTCATTAACGCGACGAGCACGCGACGTACACGCGAATTCTTAGCGCGTAGGCAGGCAAGCTTATTGTTAGGTCGGGTACGACTGAGTATCCAATAATTTATGGATAATCCTAGCGGATTAACGCGCCCTATACCGATCGATGATGATTTAGTACTAACCGCCAACAAGCATCGCGCAAATGGAGAATAACTTTTCGGAGAACGTGTTCGCCGACACGTTGCCAAATCCCACCGACGTTAAGCTGCTACAAGTGAAATATAATGCTGTGATGTAACTTTCCGCGTGAGTTACATTTTGCACGGAAATCTTTAGCCTCTCAGCGAGCGTGTGAATCCAAcctgaaaaattcattcgattagAATTCTTCGCGTTCGCGCCGGTCGACGTTGTTCCATCGAAGGGAatcgaaaaaattcaattgatcCCGGCGCGGTGTAACACGCTTTAAAATATGATGCGAATGTCGGTCACAAGTGTGCCGACGTCGATAAAATCTATTCGATCGCGTTCAAGAGGGATGCACGAACG
This is a stretch of genomic DNA from Nomia melanderi isolate GNS246 chromosome 1, iyNomMela1, whole genome shotgun sequence. It encodes these proteins:
- the Elk gene encoding eag-like K[+] channel isoform X4, with translation MNCIPKCPRSRTRRSDANGGLDPEAPPANYGRRRSRAILYQLSGHYKQDNKHKHKLNSNLLNPTDAPLPEYKTTVIKKSQFILSHYCGFKSCWDWLILLATFYVAIVVPFNASFINTDRPTMVSDVVVEALFIIDIVLNFRTTYVSRKGEVVSNSKSIAVNYVKGWFIVDLVAALPFDFLYASDVYSGEESGHGNIHLVKLTRLLRLARLLQKMDRYSQYSAVILTMLMLLFILLAHWMACVWFVIAEKERLKNDSDWDLGWIHTLAERLKISVQNVTHAESYITALYFTCSSLTSVGFGNVSANTFSEKLFSICAMLVGALMHAVVFGNVTAIIQRIYSRRSLYQTKLRDLKDFFILHQIPEELKQRMQDYFQTMWSLNHGIDVHETLEQFPEELRGDVSMHLHREILNLPIFETASQGCLKLLSLRIRNNFCAPGEYLVHKGDALSYIYYLCNGSMEVVQNDMVVAILGKGDLVGCDINVHLHHGSNGGGTGGSGSADVVVKSSCDVKALTYCDLKCIHMQGLVEVLRLYPEYQHEFAHDIQHDLTYNIREGYEAEQESDMNGPSLTLPSISEDDENVPDEGETSPLSPPNKSPLHTSSSPRHAKFREEYRDGRRPGRGVLARSRAAQVIAQESMEEHIRGSVERLDSQVSTLHQDVVTLSSEVKNAIQALQNLAYSPQSNPNLPMPAARGSGVLARSSSHPPDAVCWNPSVTWMSDGSTQTADWPAELFESWVRTNPQRVLRILELDPDVLSRPPPSPTPSPSSPPPPPYEPLSPVAGTPPHSPTPSQGNENYVFGNGHGTRHIPPRSYRRTNSTWDPENKSHRFSAGDAENVSFYQGMNTVRGLPESRSLKFDPFDK
- the Elk gene encoding eag-like K[+] channel isoform X3 gives rise to the protein MPVRKGLLAPQNTFLDTIATRFDGTHSNFVLGNAQVPALYPIVYCSDGFCELTGFARAQIMQKGCACKFLYGPETKEEKRAMIEKSLESKTELKTDVVFYKKNGTTFDCLVDIVPIKNEKGDVVLFLASHKDNTDRKNHQSNANGGLDPEAPPANYGRRRSRAILYQLSGHYKQDNKHKHKLNSNLLNPTDAPLPEYKTTVIKKSQFILSHYCGFKSCWDWLILLATFYVAIVVPFNASFINTDRPTMVSDVVVEALFIIDIVLNFRTTYVSRKGEVVSNSKSIAVNYVKGWFIVDLVAALPFDFLYASDVYSGEESGHGNIHLVKLTRLLRLARLLQKMDRYSQYSAVILTMLMLLFILLAHWMACVWFVIAEKERLKNDSDWDLGWIHTLAERLKISVQNVTHAESYITALYFTCSSLTSVGFGNVSANTFSEKLFSICAMLVGALMHAVVFGNVTAIIQRIYSRRSLYQTKLRDLKDFFILHQIPEELKQRMQDYFQTMWSLNHGIDVHETLEQFPEELRGDVSMHLHREILNLPIFETASQGCLKLLSLRIRNNFCAPGEYLVHKGDALSYIYYLCNGSMEVVQNDMVVAILGKGDLVGCDINVHLHHGSNGGGTGGSGSADVVVKSSCDVKALTYCDLKCIHMQGLVEVLRLYPEYQHEFAHDIQHDLTYNIREGYEAEQESDMNGPSLTLPSISEDDENVPDEGETSPLSPPNKSPLHTSSSPRHAKFREEYRDGRRPGRGVLARSRAAQVIAQESMEEHIRGSVERLDSQVSTLHQDVVTLSSEVKNAIQALQNLAYSPQSNPNLPMPAARGSGVLARSSSHPPDAVCWNPSVTWMSDGSTQTADWPAELFESWVRTNPQRVLRILELDPDVLSRPPPSPTPSPSSPPPPPYEPLSPVAGTPPHSPTPSQGNENYVFGNGHGTRHIPPRSYRRTNSTWDPENKSHRFSAGDAENVSFYQGMNTVRGLPESRSLKFDPFDK
- the Elk gene encoding eag-like K[+] channel isoform X2 — protein: MPVRKGLLAPQNTFLDTIATRFDGTHSNFVLGNAQVPALYPIVYCSDGFCELTGFARAQIMQKGCACKFLYGPETKEEKRAMIEKSLESKTELKTDVVFYKKNGTTFDCLVDIVPIKNEKGDVVLFLASHKDNTDRKNHQSSENANGGLDPEAPPANYGRRRSRAILYQLSGHYKQDNKHKHKLNSNLLNPTDAPLPEYKTTVIKKSQFILSHYCGFKSCWDWLILLATFYVAIVVPFNASFINTDRPTMVSDVVVEALFIIDIVLNFRTTYVSRKGEVVSNSKSIAVNYVKGWFIVDLVAALPFDFLYASDVYSGEESGHGNIHLVKLTRLLRLARLLQKMDRYSQYSAVILTMLMLLFILLAHWMACVWFVIAEKERLKNDSDWDLGWIHTLAERLKISVQNVTHAESYITALYFTCSSLTSVGFGNVSANTFSEKLFSICAMLVGALMHAVVFGNVTAIIQRIYSRRSLYQTKLRDLKDFFILHQIPEELKQRMQDYFQTMWSLNHGIDVHETLEQFPEELRGDVSMHLHREILNLPIFETASQGCLKLLSLRIRNNFCAPGEYLVHKGDALSYIYYLCNGSMEVVQNDMVVAILGKGDLVGCDINVHLHHGSNGGGTGGSGSADVVVKSSCDVKALTYCDLKCIHMQGLVEVLRLYPEYQHEFAHDIQHDLTYNIREGYEAEQESDMNGPSLTLPSISEDDENVPDEGETSPLSPPNKSPLHTSSSPRHAKFREEYRDGRRPGRGVLARSRAAQVIAQESMEEHIRGSVERLDSQVSTLHQDVVTLSSEVKNAIQALQNLAYSPQSNPNLPMPAARGSGVLARSSSHPPDAVCWNPSVTWMSDGSTQTADWPAELFESWVRTNPQRVLRILELDPDVLSRPPPSPTPSPSSPPPPPYEPLSPVAGTPPHSPTPSQGNENYVFGNGHGTRHIPPRSYRRTNSTWDPENKSHRFSAGDAENVSFYQGMNTVRGLPESRSLKFDPFDK
- the Elk gene encoding eag-like K[+] channel isoform X1 produces the protein MPVRKGLLAPQNTFLDTIATRFDGTHSNFVLGNAQVPALYPIVYCSDGFCELTGFARAQIMQKGCACKFLYGPETKEEKRAMIEKSLESKTELKTDVVFYKKNGTTFDCLVDIVPIKNEKGDVVLFLASHKDNTDRKNHQSSESELLDSDANGGLDPEAPPANYGRRRSRAILYQLSGHYKQDNKHKHKLNSNLLNPTDAPLPEYKTTVIKKSQFILSHYCGFKSCWDWLILLATFYVAIVVPFNASFINTDRPTMVSDVVVEALFIIDIVLNFRTTYVSRKGEVVSNSKSIAVNYVKGWFIVDLVAALPFDFLYASDVYSGEESGHGNIHLVKLTRLLRLARLLQKMDRYSQYSAVILTMLMLLFILLAHWMACVWFVIAEKERLKNDSDWDLGWIHTLAERLKISVQNVTHAESYITALYFTCSSLTSVGFGNVSANTFSEKLFSICAMLVGALMHAVVFGNVTAIIQRIYSRRSLYQTKLRDLKDFFILHQIPEELKQRMQDYFQTMWSLNHGIDVHETLEQFPEELRGDVSMHLHREILNLPIFETASQGCLKLLSLRIRNNFCAPGEYLVHKGDALSYIYYLCNGSMEVVQNDMVVAILGKGDLVGCDINVHLHHGSNGGGTGGSGSADVVVKSSCDVKALTYCDLKCIHMQGLVEVLRLYPEYQHEFAHDIQHDLTYNIREGYEAEQESDMNGPSLTLPSISEDDENVPDEGETSPLSPPNKSPLHTSSSPRHAKFREEYRDGRRPGRGVLARSRAAQVIAQESMEEHIRGSVERLDSQVSTLHQDVVTLSSEVKNAIQALQNLAYSPQSNPNLPMPAARGSGVLARSSSHPPDAVCWNPSVTWMSDGSTQTADWPAELFESWVRTNPQRVLRILELDPDVLSRPPPSPTPSPSSPPPPPYEPLSPVAGTPPHSPTPSQGNENYVFGNGHGTRHIPPRSYRRTNSTWDPENKSHRFSAGDAENVSFYQGMNTVRGLPESRSLKFDPFDK